A stretch of DNA from Streptomyces xanthii:
CGCGTGATGGGACTCGAGCGGCCGGACGCGCCGAGCCCCGGAATGCTGCTCCTGGTCGAGGGCGCGGTGCCCGAGCCCTGGCGCCGGCTGCCCGATCCGGCGCCGGACGCGGTGCCGGCCCCGACCGCGGACCCGGAGCTGCTGGCCCGCACGATCAAGGAGCGGATGCCGGCCGCCGAAGGGGCGAGCGACGTGCAGATCGCGGACGCGGAGGCACGGCTCGGCGTCCCGCTGCCCGACGAGTTGAAGGCGCTCTACCGGGTCGCAGACCTCAAACTCCACTCGGACTCGGACGCCGGTCGCCGGGAAGCGCTGCGGTACGAGGAGGCGGTCCGGTGGGAGCCCTACCCGCTGGCCTCCTGCCACATCGCCGACGCCACCACGCGGCCCGCGCCCTGGGACCACGCCGCACTGGAGGCCGTCGGCGCCGATCCCGACGCGCGGGTGCAGGGGCTGGTCGGCTCGCCCGGCTGGATCGTGTTCGGGGAGAACGGCGGCGGTGACCGGCTCGCCGTCGACCTCACGCCCGGCCCGCGCGGCCACGTCGGGCAGATCATCCTCATCGGCCACGAGGAGTACGTCGGCGCGGAACTCCTCGCGGACTCCCTCACGGACCTGCTGTTCGGGCGCGGACGCGAGGAGGAGCGGCGAGAACCGGAGGCGCGGCGAGCGGCCGTCGCCCACGTCAACATCCATGCCACGCCGAGCGTCGAGGCCGCAGCCCACCCCGGCCTGGAGGTGCTCTCCATCGGAGTGCTGGACGGGGAGCCGGTCAGTCTCGCCCCAGCTGTGGGCCTGCCCCGGCTGCGCACCCTGTCAGCGTCTCCGGGCACGCTCGCCGACCCCTGCGAGATCGCCCGCCTCACCGGCCTGGAGTTCCTGAGCCTCGGCCCCCGCGAATGGCGGGTGCTGCTCGACGCGGACGCGGTCCCGCGCGGTCTGTCGGCGGCGGCGATCGACACGCACGGCCTGCCGGAGACGACACCGGTCCCGGTCGCCCTCGCCAACGAGATCCTGGCCCTGTGGCACCGCCCGCCGATCGTCCGCACCCTCCTCAAGGGCGACCTCGGACCGGCGGACCGGCACCACGGCTGAGACACCGCCACCGGGGGCGGAGCCCCGCCGTCTCAGCCGCCGAACACGCCCCGCAGCGCCCCGATCTTGCGCGGCAGGTCGTACTCGGCGCCGCCCTCGTGCCCGTTGTACGGGAACACCTCGATCGACGCCGGACCCGCGTAACGGTGATACGCGGCGAACACGGTCGACGAGGGGCAGATCTTGTCCATCAGGCCGACCGAGAACCAGCCCGGACTCGTCGCCCGCGCCGCGAAGTTGACCCCGTCGAAGTAGGACAGGGTCTCCATCGCGGACTCCACGCCGAAGCGGTGCCCGGACAGGAAGCGGGCGATCTCCGCGTACGGGCCGTTGTCGGTGATCTGCGAGGCGCGCCGGTAGTGGCACAGGAACGGCACGTCGGCGATCGTCGCCGCCACGTCCTCGCGCAGCCCGGACACGGCGAGCGCGAGCCCACCGCCCTGGCTGCCGCCGAGCACCGCGACCCGTGCCGCGTCCACCGCCTCGTGGGCGCGGACGGCGTCGACGGCCCGCACCGCGTCGGTGATCAGCCGCCGGTAGTAGTGCCGGTGCGGGTCCTCGATGCCCCGGGTCAGGAAGCCGGGCGAGGACGAGCCGTGCCCCTCGGGCGCCACGTCGGGCGTGTCGGCGGTGTTCTTGCCGCCGCCGCCCTGCCCGCGATTGTCCATCACCAGGTGCGCGTACCCGAGCGCGCTCCAGGTCAGCCAGGAGTACGGGATGCCCCGGCCGCCGTTGTATCCGATGTACTGCACGACCGCGGGCAGCGGCCCGGTGCGCCCGCGCGGCAGCAGCAGCCACGCCTTCACCGGCTGCCCGCCCCACCCGTTGAACGTCACGTCGTACACGTCCACCGTCGCGAGCCCCGCGTCGTGCGCCACGAAGCGGGCGTCCAGCGGGTGTCGCGCCGCGTCCTCCAGGGTCTTGCGCCAGAACGCGTCGAAGTCGGCGGGCTCCTCCGGCTCCGGGCGGTACTCCCGCAGCCGGTCCAGCGACATGTCGAACAGCAAGGTCAGCTCCTCGTCAGGGTCAGGGACACCGTCGCGCCGTGCCGGCCCGCGGTGTCGACGGAGATCCGGGTGCCGGACAGCGTCCGGGCGACGCTCACGCCCGCGTCGGCCCGCGCCACGGTGCACCCGCGCAGTGCGAGGTCCAGGACGACCCGCTCGCGCAGTTGCGTCGGGTCGCTCACCGCCACGTCCACCTCGCCGTCGCGCGGGCGGACCAGCACGGACGCGGGCCCGTCCGCGGACAGCTCCTCGGCCCGGCCCGCCGCCCAGAAGTTCGCGGCGAGCAGTCCGTCCGCCCCGCGCCGCACCGCGTGCACCGCCTCCGTCGCGGCGACGGTCCGCACGGGCGGCGCGAGGGCGGTGCGCCGGGTGCGTTCGGCGGACGCGCCCGGCAGTTGCAGCCAGCAGTACCCTGCGCCGGACGGGGCCGTGCCGTGGTCGAGCCACAGTGTCAGGTACGGCCGGGTGACGGGCGTGTCCGTGCCGTACTTGATGTTGATCTCCCGCCAGGTCGCCGTCCGCTGCTCGCGCAGCGCGCGTACCGCGGTCGGGCGCGGGAAGACGTAGCCGCCGGTGCCCGTGAGATGGACACTGGTCGCCTCCTCGTAGTCCCCGGACCAGCCGGCGTCGGACGGGGCGGGCACGCCGTCCACGGTCAGCTCGGCGGAGACGTCGCGGAGTTTGCGGTTCTCGACGATCGTCTCCACCCGGCCCGCGTCCGCCGTGATGCCGGAGCCGACGTGCGCGATCACGTCGTCCAGGCAGAACCAGCTCTTGAACGCGCGCAGCGAACTGCCGTACCCCCGCAGCTCCATGCCGTACGCGCCGAGTGTCGTCCCGGGCAGCGCGGCCCCGCCCGCCCAGTCGGCGGTGCTCGTCGTGCGCTGCCCCGCCGCGTCGGCGGGGCGTTCGGCGACGACGGTGGTGCCGGACAGGCGCAGCGGGTCGACGGTCGGCCAGTGGTCCTCGCTGTAGTGGCCGAGGTCGTCGTCGTACAGCAGGACCATGCCGTCGGACAGGTGCCAGCCGTGCAGGTTCTCGTTCTGGATCGACTCGTAGTTGTAGATCCGGCTGGAGTACACGGACAGGCCGAGGGTGAAGCCGGGGCGGTGGTGCATCGCCTTGTCCATGCGCGGGAACTGGCGGTGTGTCACGAGCGGTCCGCGCGGCCTGACGCCGGAGGCGAGCAGGCGCTGCGCGGCGACGAGCGAGGCCAGGTCCGTGACGCCGAGGAAGTCCCGGTACGTGTCCTCGGTGATCCACTGCTTGACCAGCGCCCCGAACCGGTCGGCCTCCGCGGCCGGCAGCCCGGGCAGCAGCCGCAGGACCGCCTCGATCACCGTCTGCGCCGCCACGTGCCCCTGCTTGCTGGACCGGGCGATCTCCCGCCCGCACACACCGGCCTGCACGTCACCGCGGGCGATGAGCGGGTCGAAGCCGTCCGTCACCCACCGCCGCACGTTGGCCACCTCGGGGTCGGTGACCTCCCAGTCGGTGCCGTCGAGCAGGTGCAGCAGCCGAGACAGGTTGCCGAGCAGCTCCTTGCCGTAGCCGCCGTTGTACGGGTGCTTGTAGTGCTGGAGGAAGGAGCCGTCGGAGTAGAAGCCCTCGCCGGTGCCGGACCCCGAGTCCTGGTACGCGAGCACGCTGTTGGCGCCGCCGCCCGTCACGTCGGACAGCGCGTCCCGCACCCGCGCGAGGTCGGTGCCGTCGGCGCGCAGCACGGCGTTGACGGCAACGACCGTGCAGATCCACACGCGGTTGGCGCCGGTCGCGATCTGGCGGTCGGCGCGCCACAGGTCCGGGTCCGGCGTGTAGTGCCGTACGGCGTCGGTGACCCGGGTCAGCCGGTCCGCGCCCAGCGCCTCGTGCAGCAGGACGGCCGTGTCGTTGAGCGCGAGGGCGCAGCCGATCTCCCAGTCCCAGTCGTTGTCGAACCGCGCGTGCCCCGGCCCGTAGCGGTGCTCCAGCATCCAGTCCACGCCCCGGCACAGCAGATCGGCCAGCGCCGCGTCCCCGTACCGGGCCGTCCCGGGCACGGCCCACGCGGTCGCGGCGGTGGCGAGCCGCTTGAACGAGGTGGTGACGTGGTTCGACACGGACGTGCTGGTCAGATCGGGCCACAGACCGTCGGTGCGGGACGGGTCGAGGCCCTTGAGCGCGGAGACGGCGGCCCGGTCGATGCGGGCGATCGCGGCGGCGATCCGCGGCTCGGCCGTGTCGAGCCCCGGCCCGCCGGTGAGCAGCGTGCGCCAGCGCGTGAGCAGGTCCACGGAGTCGTCCGCCGCGGTCCCGGTGTCCGCGCCCAGGGCCGGCGTCAGGAACGAGCCGGGCAGCGCGGTCGCGGCGAGTACGGCACCGGTGCCGGCCAGAACGGTGCGGCGGGTGGCGCTCATGACGCGGCCCCCGTGACCGGGCGCCCGGTGACGGCGGAGCAGGGCGCGTCGGGCGTGTAGTCGGCGCCGTACGTGCCCACCGAGTTCCCGCCCGTGTTCCCGCTCATCGTGTTGCTGCACACCGGGCCCTGCGGGGTCCGCATGACCTTGACGCCACCGCCCGCGTTCCCCGTGATCGTGTTGCCGTACACCTGGGTGTCGATGCCGTCGGTCGCGGTGTCGCCGCCGAGCCGGACACCCGCTCCCGTGTTGTCGTGCACCGTGTTGTACCGGAAGATGTTGCCGCTGCCGCGCGCGTCGAGACCGGCCGAAATGGGGTCGCGCTGCTGCGAACAGTCGTTGTACTCCACGTAGTTGTTGGTGGAGTTCTCCTTCACGTCCACGCATTCGTTGCCGCGCGTGACGATCGTGTTGTGGTGGATCCGGTTGTTCTTGCTGACGTCGGGGGCCGCGTCCGGCGCCCCGTTGTCGCCCTGCTGCTCGGGCGCGGTGCCGAGGTAGAGGCCCTCGCCGTTCTTGCCGCCCCCGCCGAAGCGGAAGTCGGCGACGCCGCAGTCGCTGATCGTGTTGCCGGACACGTCGGCGCCGGTGACGAGGTAGCGCAGGCGCAGACATTCGTCGGCCGCGTTCTTCAGCGTCATGCCGGTGATCCGCAGGGCGTTGACGCCGTTGCCGGGCGTCGTGCTCATCACGTAGACGAGCTTGGAGCGGTACCCGGACACGTCGGAGGACGAGCCGAACAGACCGTCCACGGTGAATCCGTCGAGGACCGTCCCGTCGTGCTGGACCTGCACGATCCGGGTGGCGCCCGCGCCCTTGACGACGGCGCTCGCCGGGCCGGTGAGGGTGACGTTCTCGCGCCGGGTCACGACGTCCTGGCGGTAGGTGCCGGACGCCAGGTGCACGACCGCCCCCTCGGGCGCGAGGTCGAGCGCCCGCTGGATCGTCGCGAGCGGCGCGCCCGACGACGTGCCGGCGTTGCCGTCGCTGCCGGTCGGACTGACGTAGTACGCGGACGCGGCGGAGGCCGGTGCGGCGGGCAGGGCCAGGACGGCGCAGGCGCCGAGCGCGAGGGTGAGCAGGGTCCGTCTGGACATCAGGAGGTCCTCTCCGGTCGTGGTGCGGCGAGGTGCAGGGCGAGCAGAACGGGCACGCTCGGGCCGAACAGCAGGGGTCCGAGCGGCACGGGCAGGGTCAGGACGAGCGCGGACACCGCCGCGCCGAGCAGCGCGGTGCCGCGCGCGGGGGAGCCGAAGGCCAGGGCGAGGGCGCGCCGGTGCCAGTCCGCGACGGCCCCCGAGGGGTCGAGTCCGGCGTGTGCGGCGAGCGCCGTGCAGTGCACGCCCAGGGCGGCCGCGAGACCGGCCTGAGCGGCGAGCAGCACGAACGCGTACGGGCTCGAACGGCCGCTCAGGAAAAGGGAGTTCGCGGCGAGCACACCGACCGCCGCGGTGGCGAGGAGACCGTGCCGCCACAGGGCCCGCCAGGAGCGGGGGAACGCGGTGAACACGCCGGTGAAGCAGCGGTTGTCGCCGTCCGTGCGCCACCGCTGGAGCGTGTGGGCGAGCGCCGCGAGGGCGGGCAGCCAGGTGACGACACCGAGCGCGAGCACGGTGAACGCGGCGCCCGCGGCGGCCGGTTGCGCGATCCGGTCGAGGAGGCCGAGCAGCCGGCCCCGGCCGCGCGCGCCGAGGGAAGCGGTCATCGTCATCGAGTCACCGCCCGGTCCGCGACGGGTGCCGGGCCCGTGTACGGCTCGGTCCACTCCCGTACGAGGTGCCCGTCGCGGGCCAGCCGCCGGGCCGCGACCACGTACGGCTCCCGGCCGGGTGCGAGCAGCAGCGCCGCCGCGTCGGCCGCCCAGCCGCACGCCTCGACGCGCTCGTGCTCCCCGGGGGACAGCAGTACCGTCTCCGGGCCGTCCGGCGTGTCGAACGCGACGCCGTGCGGTACCGCGCGTGCGGTGGCGGGCCCGGCCCCGGGCTCGATCGTCGTGAGGAGCCGGGCCCGGTCCAGGGCGGCCGTGGTCAGTCGCAGGGTGTGCTGGGTGCGCGTGATGCTCAACTCCGGTGTGCTCGCCGTCGGATTGGCCTCGATCCGGGTCGGTTCCGACGTGATCCGTACGGCGTCGGGTGCGAGGCGGCGGAGGACGGCCCGCGCGTCGCCCGCCTCGATCAGCCGGTCCCGGCCGTCCTCGGCGGCCGTGGTCGGCGCGTCCGTCTGGAGCAGGAACGTCCAGGTGCGCGGGGTGTCCGCCTGCCCCTCGTCCAGCAGGACGAGCCGGCCCGACGGCGTGCAGACGAGCGTGCGGTCCAGGCGCCGCACCCCGAGCTCGTCCGGGTACATCGCGGCGAGCTCGGCGGTGCCGTGCAGCCAGCCGCCGCCGGCCAGCGCGTCCCGCATCCGCGCCTGACGCGCGTACGGCAGGTCCTCGTAGACGTGGTAGCGGTCCTCGCCCGCGAAGCCCTGACCGTCGACCAGCAGCAGATTGTGGTGGGCGGCCCGCTTGCGGTTGCTGTAGCCCTCGTCCACCGCGAGGAACGCGCCCTGCGACGCCAGCACGAACGACCCCGAATCCGGGTGGTGGTGCCCGCAGTTCAGCGTCTCCCACCCCTGCTCCGCGCGATGCCGGGCACTGGCCTCCCACGCCTGGTGACCGCCCCCGGGCGAGGCCTTGAACGACACGAACGTCGCCGCGCCGTCCCAGCCGGTGCGCGAGGTCAGCAGCCCCAGATCGGGGAAGTGCGCGTGCGTGTCCTGCGGCGCGACCGGCACCACCGCCGGGTCGTGCCACAGGTACTCCAGATACGCCTCCGCCCGGATCCCCGGCCGCACACCGCTCAACTCGATCTCACCGTCGCGGAGTTCACGGTCCACGAGGTCCGCCAGCCACTGCGCCTCGCCGATCCCGAACCGCGCCGCCAGCTTCCGGTACAGCGCCACACTGTGCCCGCTGCGCCGGTCGTGGCAGTCGCCGTGCCCGGCCTGCTCCGCGAAACCGGGCGCCGACTGGTGCAGCCGGAACCCGAAGGTGTGCTCCATGAAGCCGCCCCGGCCCCACCAGTCGAGCCCCTCGCACTCCTCGAGGAGATCCAGATGGGCGGCGAGCCACGGCACCCCGTACCGCCAGTAGGTGACGCCCTCGGCGTGCGAGCCGTCGGCCGGCAGCGCGTCCAGCGCCCGGCCCAGATTGCTCTTCGCCCGCTCCGTCCACTTCTCACGGCCCAGCACGTAGCCCGCCGTGGCGAGCCCCGCGTGACAGATCCAGTTGTGGTTCTGCCAGTACGAGGACGACCACCAGCGGCCCTCCGTCTCCACCGCGAACTCGTACATGCGCCGCCCCTGCACCAGCAGCTTGTGCCGCAGCAGGTCCGTGAGGTCGGGGGAGAGGGCCCCGCCCAGCCAGTGTCCCGCGAGCGCCAGACCGTGCAGCAGCCAGCCCGCGTCCAGGTCGTGGTCGGGCAGATGGGCGCGCCCCCAGTGCGGCAGACGCACCGCCGCCCCGATCCAGCGTTCCGCCTCCGCGAGATGCGCCGGGTCGCCCGTGATCCGGTACGCCAGCGCGGGATGCGCGGCGGCGGGGCCGAGCCAGGTGATGCTCTCGCGCGGGTGGCGGGCCGGCGGGGTCAGTGCCCGGTGCCGCGCGGCCTCGTCGAGCAGCCGCCGCTCCTGGCCGGGGCGCGGCCCCGCGGGCGGTGTCGCCGACAGCAGCATGTCAGGCCCCCGTCCCGTGCCCGGCGCGCGTCCCGTCGGCCAGCTCCACCACGACCTCGTCGCCGGCCAGCCGCACACCCGTCACCGCGGGACCCTGCGCCGCCGCCTGGTACACGGACACCAGGACGAGCCGCGACGCGCACGCCGTCAGATCGACCCAGGTGCGCGCCACCTGCGGATCGTCGGCCGGGCCGGGGCCCGGCCGGGTCACCGGCCGCACCGGCTCCGACGCCACGTGCCAGCCGTGCAGCACCTCGTCCCCGCCGTACCACGTCGTGCGCAGCGCGCCCTCGGACTGCACCTGCACATCGAGGGCGACGCCCGGGCGCAACTGTCCGGTCAGCCGGCGCGGTCCGCCGTCCGTCACGTCGAGCGTGAGCACGTCGACGAGGTGGGTCGGCGCGGCCTCGACGCGGCGCACCGCCCGCACCCCCGGATACGCTCCGGTCACCTCGGCGGTGACGGACGTGGCGTCCCGCGCGAGCAGCCGGCCCGCGCACTCCGCCTGCTCCGCGCCGTCGACCGCGAACGCCGGATGCGCCGCTGTCGACGCGTAGTGCTCCCGGAACTCCTGGTGCCCGTACGGCACTTCGCCGGGGTCCGGCTGCCAGCACGCCTCCTGCCCGTACAGGGACAGGGCCAGCTTGTCGCGGTGGCCGTGCGAGCCGCCGTGCGGACCGAACGCGAGCACGGCGTGCGCGCCCGCCGCCCGGACGACCGCGTACCCGGCCGTCCCGAACATCGTGACCGGCGCGGGCACCGGGCGCGCGGGCAGCGCGGGCCCCCCGAACCAGGAGCCCCGGCCGAGCAGCCGGTCCAGTCCGTCGTCGGCGTCCCCGGCCTCCAGCCGGGCCCGCGCGGCCACCGCCGCGAGCCGTGGCGCGGGCGCGAACCCGTCGGCCAGCGCGCACAGTTCGAGCCACTCCAGGGCGAGCGGCACCCGCAGGTAGGGCCCGTCGTTCAGGGCGGGCAGCACCCCGCCGTCCGTCGCCAGCGCGGCGAGCACGTCGACCATGCCGGTCAGCAGCGCCGCGACGTCCGCGGGCACGTCCGCCGGGGCGACGCCGCGCAGCGCGAGCAGCGCCGCCCGCAGCACGAACCCGTGGTAGTAGGTGCTGCCCTCCCACTCCCAGCCGTCCGCGCCGACACACGCCCGCACCTGGGCGTACAGCCCGTGCGGCCCCTCCAGCCACTGCTTGGCGCCGTCCCACGGGGTGCCGCGCACCAGCGCCGCCGCCCGCCCGGTCGCGATGCCCGCCGCGGTCAGCCACGTCGTGTAGTTCGACGCGAGGTCGCCGCGGTCGACCAGGACGTGCCGGGCGTCCAGGGCCGCCCGCTCCAGCTCGTCGAGGAGCGGCAGCAGGGCGTCCGTGCCGGGCGTGCCGTGCTCGGCGAGCGTCCACACGGCGTGCCCGACGGTCACCGCCCAGATCGCGTCGGTCAGCGCCTGGTGGAACAGCCGCCCGCGCAGCATCCACCCCTGCGCCCCCTCGTGCGACGCGCGTGCCGACTCCCGGTACACCTCGGCGTGTTCGAGGAGCAGCGAGAGCGCCTGCGCGTCCTCGCCGCGCAGGGCCAGGACCCGGGCGTGCCGCGCCCACGCCTGATGGGACAGGACCGTCCACGCGCCCCGCACGTCCGGCGTGTCCACCCGGCAGCCGCGGGCGCAGCGTGCGCCACCGGCCGGGAAGACGCCGGTCAGCGGGTCGCCGTGGTCCAGTTCGAGCCCGTGCGCGGGGCACACGTACGCGTGCCACCAGCCGCCCCGCTCCCGCGGGATCGCGCGCTTCACCGCGGCCACACGCCACCGTCGATGTCCAGTGTCGTGCCGGTGAGGAAGCCCGACGCGGGCGAGGCCAGATGCACGACCGACGCGGCGACGTCCTCCGGCGTGCCGGGCCGCCCCACCGGGATGCCCGCCGCCATCGCCTCCTGCGCCTCGGGCGCGGTGAACGTGTCGTGGAACGCCGTGCCCTTGATGAAACCCGGGGCCACCGCGTTCACCGTGACGCCCGACGCGGCGACCTCCTTGGCGAGCGCCTTCGTGAAGCCGCGGACGCCGGCCTTCGCCGCGGCGTACGCGACCGAGC
This window harbors:
- a CDS encoding DUF1565 domain-containing protein; the protein is MSRRTLLTLALGACAVLALPAAPASAASAYYVSPTGSDGNAGTSSGAPLATIQRALDLAPEGAVVHLASGTYRQDVVTRRENVTLTGPASAVVKGAGATRIVQVQHDGTVLDGFTVDGLFGSSSDVSGYRSKLVYVMSTTPGNGVNALRITGMTLKNAADECLRLRYLVTGADVSGNTISDCGVADFRFGGGGKNGEGLYLGTAPEQQGDNGAPDAAPDVSKNNRIHHNTIVTRGNECVDVKENSTNNYVEYNDCSQQRDPISAGLDARGSGNIFRYNTVHDNTGAGVRLGGDTATDGIDTQVYGNTITGNAGGGVKVMRTPQGPVCSNTMSGNTGGNSVGTYGADYTPDAPCSAVTGRPVTGAAS
- a CDS encoding acetylxylan esterase, encoding MLFDMSLDRLREYRPEPEEPADFDAFWRKTLEDAARHPLDARFVAHDAGLATVDVYDVTFNGWGGQPVKAWLLLPRGRTGPLPAVVQYIGYNGGRGIPYSWLTWSALGYAHLVMDNRGQGGGGKNTADTPDVAPEGHGSSSPGFLTRGIEDPHRHYYRRLITDAVRAVDAVRAHEAVDAARVAVLGGSQGGGLALAVSGLREDVAATIADVPFLCHYRRASQITDNGPYAEIARFLSGHRFGVESAMETLSYFDGVNFAARATSPGWFSVGLMDKICPSSTVFAAYHRYAGPASIEVFPYNGHEGGAEYDLPRKIGALRGVFGG
- a CDS encoding SMI1/KNR4 family protein encodes the protein MAVQRLDHAPLHDFGTWVPLLRLLRRHGEGRNADTDWYASGRIGAAEWSLRLEDPAAAYESGAAGPVCEAVAAAGVEGVTFSVRFTPSGPATLRVMGLERPDAPSPGMLLLVEGAVPEPWRRLPDPAPDAVPAPTADPELLARTIKERMPAAEGASDVQIADAEARLGVPLPDELKALYRVADLKLHSDSDAGRREALRYEEAVRWEPYPLASCHIADATTRPAPWDHAALEAVGADPDARVQGLVGSPGWIVFGENGGGDRLAVDLTPGPRGHVGQIILIGHEEYVGAELLADSLTDLLFGRGREEERREPEARRAAVAHVNIHATPSVEAAAHPGLEVLSIGVLDGEPVSLAPAVGLPRLRTLSASPGTLADPCEIARLTGLEFLSLGPREWRVLLDADAVPRGLSAAAIDTHGLPETTPVPVALANEILALWHRPPIVRTLLKGDLGPADRHHG
- a CDS encoding heparinase II/III domain-containing protein; translated protein: MAAVKRAIPRERGGWWHAYVCPAHGLELDHGDPLTGVFPAGGARCARGCRVDTPDVRGAWTVLSHQAWARHARVLALRGEDAQALSLLLEHAEVYRESARASHEGAQGWMLRGRLFHQALTDAIWAVTVGHAVWTLAEHGTPGTDALLPLLDELERAALDARHVLVDRGDLASNYTTWLTAAGIATGRAAALVRGTPWDGAKQWLEGPHGLYAQVRACVGADGWEWEGSTYYHGFVLRAALLALRGVAPADVPADVAALLTGMVDVLAALATDGGVLPALNDGPYLRVPLALEWLELCALADGFAPAPRLAAVAARARLEAGDADDGLDRLLGRGSWFGGPALPARPVPAPVTMFGTAGYAVVRAAGAHAVLAFGPHGGSHGHRDKLALSLYGQEACWQPDPGEVPYGHQEFREHYASTAAHPAFAVDGAEQAECAGRLLARDATSVTAEVTGAYPGVRAVRRVEAAPTHLVDVLTLDVTDGGPRRLTGQLRPGVALDVQVQSEGALRTTWYGGDEVLHGWHVASEPVRPVTRPGPGPADDPQVARTWVDLTACASRLVLVSVYQAAAQGPAVTGVRLAGDEVVVELADGTRAGHGTGA
- a CDS encoding polysaccharide lyase 8 family protein, which gives rise to MSATRRTVLAGTGAVLAATALPGSFLTPALGADTGTAADDSVDLLTRWRTLLTGGPGLDTAEPRIAAAIARIDRAAVSALKGLDPSRTDGLWPDLTSTSVSNHVTTSFKRLATAATAWAVPGTARYGDAALADLLCRGVDWMLEHRYGPGHARFDNDWDWEIGCALALNDTAVLLHEALGADRLTRVTDAVRHYTPDPDLWRADRQIATGANRVWICTVVAVNAVLRADGTDLARVRDALSDVTGGGANSVLAYQDSGSGTGEGFYSDGSFLQHYKHPYNGGYGKELLGNLSRLLHLLDGTDWEVTDPEVANVRRWVTDGFDPLIARGDVQAGVCGREIARSSKQGHVAAQTVIEAVLRLLPGLPAAEADRFGALVKQWITEDTYRDFLGVTDLASLVAAQRLLASGVRPRGPLVTHRQFPRMDKAMHHRPGFTLGLSVYSSRIYNYESIQNENLHGWHLSDGMVLLYDDDLGHYSEDHWPTVDPLRLSGTTVVAERPADAAGQRTTSTADWAGGAALPGTTLGAYGMELRGYGSSLRAFKSWFCLDDVIAHVGSGITADAGRVETIVENRKLRDVSAELTVDGVPAPSDAGWSGDYEEATSVHLTGTGGYVFPRPTAVRALREQRTATWREINIKYGTDTPVTRPYLTLWLDHGTAPSGAGYCWLQLPGASAERTRRTALAPPVRTVAATEAVHAVRRGADGLLAANFWAAGRAEELSADGPASVLVRPRDGEVDVAVSDPTQLRERVVLDLALRGCTVARADAGVSVARTLSGTRISVDTAGRHGATVSLTLTRS
- a CDS encoding DUF624 domain-containing protein, translated to MTMTASLGARGRGRLLGLLDRIAQPAAAGAAFTVLALGVVTWLPALAALAHTLQRWRTDGDNRCFTGVFTAFPRSWRALWRHGLLATAAVGVLAANSLFLSGRSSPYAFVLLAAQAGLAAALGVHCTALAAHAGLDPSGAVADWHRRALALAFGSPARGTALLGAAVSALVLTLPVPLGPLLFGPSVPVLLALHLAAPRPERTS